From the Daucus carota subsp. sativus chromosome 8, DH1 v3.0, whole genome shotgun sequence genome, one window contains:
- the LOC108198311 gene encoding vacuolar-processing enzyme, with protein sequence MYDDIAYNDYNPRKGVIINSPHGDDVYAGVPKDYTGTNLTQNNLFAAILGNKSMVKAGSGKVVDSGPNDRIFIYYTDHGGPGILGMIDEFLYAKDLIDMLKLKHSTGTYKEMVIYVEACESGSIFKGLLPDDMNIYVQTASNAVEDSWATYCPGDQDHPPPKEYSTCLGDLFSVAWMEDSESRGPKDETLEQQYLKVRNRTSNYSHVTEYGAKEMHKEAVSLYQGNPVSKTSQAESNTPMAATIQREADILSMWALYNNSAKDSDKTKILKKIEETTAQRRHLDDSISLIANALFNSVTKRAREPGSPVVDDWDCLKSMVRIYETHCGPLTQYGMKHMRVFADMCNNGVTGLDMENTCITVCRKESN encoded by the exons ATGTACGATGACATTGCTTATAATGACTATAATCCTAGGAAGGGTGTTATTATAAATAGTCCTCACGGTGATGATGTCTATGCCGGTGTACCTAAG GACTACACGGGGACGAATTTGACGCAAAATAACTTGTTTGCGGCGATTCTCGGTAATAAAAGCATGGTTAAGGCTGGCAGCGGAAAGGTTGTCGACAGCGGTCCTAATGATAGAATTTTTATATACTATACAGACCATGGAGGGCCTGGAATACTCG GAATGATTGATGAATTCCTTTACGCGAAAGATCTCATTGACATGTTAAAATTGAAGCACAGCACCGGGACATACAAAGAAATG GTCATCTATGTAGAAGCCTGTGAAAGTGGCAGCATATTCAAAGGTTTGCTGCCGGATGATATGAACATTTACGTCCAAACAGCCTCGAATGCAGTAGAGGATAGCTGGGCAACATATTGTCCTGGGGATCAAGATCACCCTCCTCCTAAAGAGTACTCGACTTGCTTAGGCGATTTGTTTAGTGTAGCTTGGATGGAAGACAG TGAGAGTCGTGGTCCGAAGGATGAGACTTTAGAGCAACAGTACCTAAAG GTCAGAAACCGAACTTCTAATTATTCTCATGTAACGGAGTACGGGGCTAAGGAGATGCATAAAGAAGCGGTCTCTCTTTATCAAGGTAATCCTGTGTCGAAGACCAGCCAAGCTGAATCGAATACCCCCATGGCTGCTACTATTCAAAGAGAAGCTGACATTCTTTCCATGTGGGCACTG TACAACAATTCGGCAAAAGATTCAGACAAGACCAAAATATTGAAGAAGATTGAGGAGACTACGGCACAGAGGAGGCACTTGGATGATAGCATAAGCCTGATAGCGAATGCTCTGTTTAACTCTGTTACGAAGAGAGCAAGAGAACCAGGCTCACCAGTAGTGGACGATTGGGATTGCCTTAAATCAATG gTTCGAATTTACGAGACACATTGCGGGCCACTAACTCAGTATGGGATGAAACATATGAGAGTATTTGCAGACATGTGCAACAATGGCGTCACTGGCTTGGACATGGAGAATACTTGCATTACTGTTTGTAGAAAGGAAAGCAATTAG
- the LOC108198312 gene encoding vacuolar-processing enzyme, with protein sequence MAGFKYAFHLILVLLTCEILRYCEAARARGPLSGLASPAPSPSQADGTTWAVLVAGSNEYYNYRHQADVCHAYQILKKGGLKEENIVVFMYDDIAYNEYNPRKGVIINSPHGEDVYAGVPKDYTGTNVTQNNLFAAILGNKSMVEGGSGKVVDSGPNDRIFIFYTDHGGSGILGMIDGFLYAKDLIDVLKLKHSTGTYKEMVIYVEACESGSIFQGLLPDDMNIYVQTASNATEDSWATYCPGDLDHPPPKEYSTCLGDLFSVSWMEDSETRGPEDETLEQQYLKVSKRTSNDSHVTEYGAKEMHNEAVSLYQGHNPAPKTSQLSELNSPMAATYQREADILSMWALYKNSPNDSDKTKILKRIEETTAQRRHLDDSISMIGNVLFNSVNPNSIRNRAREPGSAVVDDWDCLKSMVRIYETHCGPLTQYGMKHMRVFADMCNNGVSGLDMENTCMTVCS encoded by the exons ATGGCGGGTTTTAAGTATGCGTTTCATCTGATTCTGGTACTGTTAACGTGTGAAATATTACGATATTGTGAAGCTGCTCGGGCCCGAGGGCCACTGAGCGGGTTAGCCTCTCCGGCACCGTCACCAAGCCAGGCTGATGGAACCACCTGGGCGGTTCTTGTTGCTGGTTCGAACGAATACTACAATTATAGGCATCAG GCTGACGTGTGCCATGCATACCAAATACTGAAGAAAGGAGGACTCAAGGAGGAGAACATAGTTGTGTTCATGTACGATGACATTGCTTATAATGAATATAATCCGAGGAAGGGTGTTATTATAAACAGTCCTCATGGTGAGGATGTCTATGCTGGTGTTCCTAAG GACTACACGGGGACGAATGTGACGCAAAATAACTTGTTTGCGGCGATTCTCGGTAATAAAAGCATGGTTGAGGGCGGCAGCGGAAAGGTTGTCGACAGCGGTCCTAATGATAGAATTTTTATATTCTATACAGACCATGGAGGTTCTGGAATACTCG GAATGATTGATGGATTCCTTTACGCGAAAGATCTCATTGACGTGTTAAAATTGAAGCACAGCACCGGGACATACAAAGAAATG GTCATCTATGTAGAAGCATGTGAAAGTGGCAGCATATTCCAAGGTTTGCTGCCGGATGATATGAACATTTACGTCCAAACGGCCTCGAATGCAACTGAGGATAGCTGGGCAACATATTGTCCTGGGGATCTAGATCACCCTCCTCCTAAAGAGTACTCAACTTGCTTAGGCGACTTGTTTAGTGTGTCTTGGATGGAAGACAG TGAGACTCGTGGTCCAGAGGATGAGACTTTAGAACAACAGTACTTAAAG GTCAGCAAACGAACTTCTAATGATTCTCATGTAACCGAGTACGGGGCTAAGGAGATGCATAACGAAGCGGTCTCTCTTTATCAAGGTCATAATCCTGCCCCGAAGACTAGCCAATTAAGTGAATTAAATTCGCCCATGGCTGCTACTTATCAAAGAGAAGCTGACATTCTTTCCATGTGGGCACTG TACAAAAATTCGCCTAATGATTCAGACAAGACCAAAATATTGAAGAGGATTGAGGAGACTACGGCACAGAGGAGGCACTTGGATGATAGCATAAGCATGATAGGGAATGTTCTGTTTAACTCTGTAAATCCTAATTCTATTCGGAACAGAGCAAGAGAACCAGGCTCAGCGGTTGTGGACGACTGGGATTGCCTTAAATCAATG GTTCGAATTTACGAAACACATTGCGGGCCATTAACTCAGTATGG gATGAAACATATGAGAGTATTTGCAGACATGTGCAACAATGGCGTCAGTGGCTTGGACATGGAGAATACTTGCATGACTGTTTGTAGCTAG
- the LOC108197734 gene encoding NAC domain-containing protein 7 translates to MDTFSHVPPGFRFHPTDEELVDYYLKKKVASKRIDLDVIKDVDLYRIEPWDLEELCKLGTEDQNDWYFFSHKDKKYPTGTRTNRATKQGFWKATGRDKAIYSKHSLVGMRKTLVFYKGRAPNGMKSDWIMHEYRLETDENGPPQEEGWVVCRVFKKRLTTVRKMDEHEPLCNWYDDQVSFMPDFESPRQISHEPYTAFRNHQYSCKQELDQLQYFRPHERYFQLPQLESPRVPQSAPGVSSSSVVPYAFEHSSTLTHEEQMQHSSQTQNLRSLYGSSSSNNLIHEHAVDQVTDWQVLDKFVASQLGQDNQDATTNNETTCSNDQVLDHINMLCNDLKRTDDQAASESNSLSAMSCQIDLWK, encoded by the exons ATGGATACATTTTCACATGTCCCTCCTGGTTTCAGATTCCACCCTACCGATGAAGAACTTGTTGATTACTACCTCAAGaaaaaagttgcttccaaaAGAATTGATCTAGATGTCATCAAAGATGTAGATCTCTATAGAATTGAGCCATGGGATCTCGAAG aatTATGCAAGCTTGGGACTGAGGACCAAAATGACTGGTATTTCTTCAGCCATAAAGACAAGAAGTATCCAACCGGAACTCGCACAAATAGAGCTACAAAGCAAGGATTTTGGAAGGCTACTGGAAGAGACAAGGCTATATATTCCAAGCATAGTTTAGTTGGGATGAGGAAGACCTTGGTGTTTTATAAAGGTCGTGCTCCGAATGGAATGAAATCAGATTGGATTATGCACGAGTATAGACTAGAAACAGATGAAAATGGACCTCCTCAG GAAGAAGGATGGGTCGTGTGTAGGGTGTTCAAGAAGAGATTAACAACAGTAAGGAAGATGGATGAGCACGAGCCACTATGCAACTGGTACGATGATCAAGTCTCGTTCATGCCAGATTTTGAATCTCCGAGGCAGATAAGTCACGAGCCTTATACAGCATTCCGTAATCATCAGTATTCTTGCAAACAAGAGCTTGATCAGCTTCAGTATTTTCGACCTCATGAACGATATTTCCAACTCCCTCAATTAGAAAGTCCAAGAGTCCCACAATCTGCACCCGGGGTAAGCAGCAGCTCCGTAGTTCCATATGCATTCGAGCATTCCTCAACACTCACACATGAAGAGCAAATGCAACACAGCAGCCAAACACAAAACCTGAGGTCCCTCTATGGTAGTAGCAGCAGCAACAATCTTATTCATGAACATGCTGTGGATCAAGTGACTGATTGGCAGGTACTGGACAAATTCGTCGCTTCACAGCTCGGTCAAGATAACCAAGATGCTACAACTAATAACGAGACAACATGCTCGAATGATCAAGTGCTGGACCACATAAACATGTTATGCAATGACTTGAAGAGGACAGATGATCAGGCAGCTTCCGAAAGCAACTCGCTATCAGCCATGAGTTGTCAAATTGATCTGTGGAAGTAA
- the LOC108198313 gene encoding vacuolar-processing enzyme, translating to MANYKFVFHHILVLLMCIILRYCEAARARGPLSGLASPAPSPRHSDDPTNGTNWAVLVAGSSGYDNYRHQADVCHAYQILKKGGLKEENIVVFMYDDIAYNEYNPRKGVIINSPHGEDVYAGVPKDYTGTNLTHNNLFAAILGNKSLVKGGSGKVVDSGPNDRIFIFYTDHGGPGILGMPNFGVLYAKDLIDVLKLKHKTGTYKEMVIYVEACESGSIFEGLLPDDMNIYVQTASNATENSWATYCPGNLDHPPPKEYTTCLGDLFSVAWMENSETRGSKDETLEQQYLKVSKRASNYSHVSEYGAKEMHKEAVSLYQGHNPASKTSQLTESNSPMAATYQREADILSMWALYKNSPNDSDKTKILKRIEETTAQRRHLDDSISMIANVLFNSGNANSIRNRVREPGSPVVDDWDCLKSMVGIFEKHCGPLTQYGMKHMRVFADMCNNGVTGLDMEDTCMAVCRKGSN from the exons ATGGCGAATTATAAGTTTGTGTTTCATCATATTCTGGTACTGTTAATGTGTATAATATTACGATATTGTGAAGCTGCTCGGGCCCGAGGGCCACTGAGCGGGTTAGCCTCTCCGGCTCCGTCACCAAGACACTCTGATGATCCAACCAATGGAACCAACTGGGCGGTTCTTGTTGCTGGTTCGAGCGGATACGACAATTATAGGCATCAG GCTGACGTGTGCCATGCATACCAAATACTGAAAAAAGGAGGACTCAAGGAGGAGAACATAGTTGTGTTCATGTACGATGACATTGCTTATAATGAATATAATCCGAGGAAGGGTGTTATTATAAACAGTCCTCACGGTGAGGATGTCTATGCCGGTGTTCCTAAG GACTATACGGGGACGAATTTGACACACAATAATTTGTTTGCCGCGATTCTTGGTAATAAAAGCTTGGTTAAGGGTGGCAGCGGAAAGGTTGTCGACAGCGGTCCTAATgatagaatatttatattttatacagaTCATGGAGGGCCTGGAATACTCG GAATGCCTAATTTTGGAGTCCTTTACGCGAAAGATCTCATTGACGTGTTAAAATTGAAGCACAAGACCGGGACATACAAAGAAATG GTCATCTATGTAGAAGCATGTGAAAGTGGCAGCATATTCGAAGGTTTGCTGCCGGATGATATGAACATTTACGTCCAAACAGCCTCGAATGCAACTGAGAATAGCTGGGCAACATATTGTCCGGGGAATCTAGATCACCCTCCTCCCAAAGAGTACACAACTTGCTTAGGAGATTTGTTTAGTGTAGCTTGGATGGAAAATAG TGAGACTCGTGGTTCGAAGGATGAGACTTTAGAACAACAGTACTTAAAG GTCAGCAAACGGGCTTCTAATTATTCTCATGTATCTGAGTACGGGGCTAAGGAGATGCATAAAGAAGCGGTCTCTCTTTATCAAGGTCATAATCCTGCCTCGAAGACTAGCCAATTAACTGAATCAAATTCGCCCATGGCTGCTACTTATCAAAGAGAAGCTGACATTCTTTCCATGTGGGCACTG TACAAAAATTCGCCTAATGATTCAGACAAGACCAAAATATTGAAGAGGATTGAGGAGACTACGGCACAGAGGAGGCACTTGGATGATAGCATAAGCATGATAGCGAACGTTCTGTTTAACTCTGGAAATGCTAATTCTATTCGGAACAGAGTAAGAGAACCAGGCTCACCGGTTGTGGACGACTGGGATTGCCTTAAATCAATG GTTGGAATATTCGAGAAACATTGCGGGCCATTAACTCAGTATGGGATGAAACATATGAGAGTATTTGCAGACATGTGTAACAATGGCGTTACTGGCTTGGACATGGAGGATACTTGCATGGCTGTTTGTAGAAAGGGAAGCAATTAG
- the LOC108197682 gene encoding 21 kDa protein, which yields MANLGLYYLFFVLFSFHFVTNNAAGSAVAVNSKNGATNFIRLSCRATLYPVLCFQSLSMYATKIQQNERHLAEAALSVSLAKARFTAMFVSKLTKVSGIRPREFRAVKDCIENMGDTVDQLSRSMKEMSRIRGNQDFMWHMSNVQTWVSAALTYENTCFDGFSGNFMEGNVKAAVKRRIVTVAQVTSNALALVNRFAERHQAAATNMP from the coding sequence ATGGCAAATCTTGGTCTTTACtacttgttttttgttttattttctttccatTTTGTGACTAACAATGCTGCAGGTTCTGCTGTTGCCGTAAACTCGAAAAATGGTGCCACAAATTTCATCAGGCTTTCCTGCAGAGCAACTCTGTATCCAGTCTTATGTTTCCAGTCTCTCTCAATGTATGCTACCAAAATCCAACAGAACGAGCGCCACCTCGCAGAAGCAGCGCTCTCTGTAAGCCTAGCCAAGGCGAGGTTCACTGCAATGTTCGTGTCCAAATTGACCAAAGTGTCAGGAATTAGGCCAAGAGAGTTCAGAGCAGTGAAAGATTGTATCGAAAACATGGGCGATACGGTTGATCAGCTTTCGAGATCCATGAAGGAAATGAGCCGAATCCGGGGCAATCAAGACTTCATGTGGCACATGAGCAATGTGCAGACATGGGTAAGTGCTGCTTTAACATATGAGAACACTTGTTTTGATGGCTTTTCTGGGAATTTTATGGAAGGGAATGTTAAGGCTGCGGTTAAGAGAAGGATTGTCACTGTTGCACAAGTTACTAGCAATGCACTTGCGCTTGTTAATAGGTTTGCTGAAAGACACCAAGCTGCAGCCACAAATATGCCATAG